In Prinia subflava isolate CZ2003 ecotype Zambia chromosome W, Cam_Psub_1.2, whole genome shotgun sequence, one DNA window encodes the following:
- the LOC134563429 gene encoding uncharacterized protein LOC134563429 yields MRGPPQRFRVMRNNGPRARQGLRVCVHQCRSRDWGRGGQHGRGRERGIGGGKKRRGDSSQQLGRRGLRRSRHGPGRDGEQRRRGEQRRRSGGTGGGRLGCRRGRGGRHGCGRGGRKRRGLCGHERSRWGGGTRGSAGAAAGRGEGAVSNTGTAAANTGAGGGRCARALTAAGVAVFSAASTRSRAAALGQGSAAGSPGLGNLGETPGQGNRAGTPGPGNCSGAPGGTKGAAGTCTGCAGGGEAARRRGGHVVVAAAARGGGMTAAGRVVGG; encoded by the coding sequence ATGCGCGGGCCACCCCAGCGGTTCCGCGTGATGCGGAACAATGGCCCACGTGCTAGGCAGGGCTTGCGTGTCTGTGTCCATCAGTGCCGCAGCCGGGACTGGGGGCGCGGAGGGCAGCACGGCCGCGGGCGGGAACGGGGCATCGGCGGTGGCAAGAAGCGGCGGGGAGACTCCTCGCAGCAGCTCGGACGCAGAGGGCTGCGGCGGAGCCGGCACGGCCCGGGACGGGACGGCGAGCAGCGGCGGCGCGGCGAACAACGGAGGCGCTCCGGGGGGACCGGGGGCgggaggctgggctgccgcCGCGGGCGCGGAGGGAGGCACGGCTGTGGGCGCGGCGGCCGCAAACGTAGGGGTCTGTGCGGGCATGAGCGGAGCCGCTGGGGCGGCGGGACCAGGGGGTCggccggagcggcggcgggaagGGGGGAGGGCGCCGTTTCCAACACGGGAACAGCCGCGGCGAACaccggggctggcggcgggcgGTGCGCCAGGGCACTAACCGCGGCCGGGGTTGCGGTGTTTAGCGCAGCTTCTACGAGGTCCCGCGCAGCCGCGCTGGGACAAGGGAGCGCCGCCGGATCGCCGGGGCTCGGAAACCTCGGCGAAACACCGGGACAGGGGAACCGCGCTGGAACGCCTGGACCAGGAAATTGCTctggagccccgggggggaCAAAGGGAGCAGCGGGCACGTGCACAGGGTGCGCCGGGGGAGGGGAAGCAGCGCGGCGCCGAGGAGGACACGTGGTGGTTGCGGCCGCGGCCAGGGGAGGTGGGatgacagcagctggcagagtcGTGGGTGGGTAG